From Selenomonas ruminantium AC2024, a single genomic window includes:
- the rplL gene encoding 50S ribosomal protein L7/L12: MTKEEIMEAIENMTVLELSELVKAMEEKFGVSAAAPVAVAAVGGAAAGAAEEKSEFTVMLASAGDKKINVIKAVREATGLGLKEAKELVDGAPAAVKENVAKAEAEELKKKLEEAGATVELK, from the coding sequence ATGACTAAAGAAGAAATCATGGAAGCCATTGAAAACATGACTGTCCTCGAGCTGTCTGAGCTCGTAAAAGCTATGGAAGAAAAGTTCGGCGTTAGCGCTGCTGCTCCGGTTGCAGTTGCTGCTGTTGGTGGCGCTGCTGCAGGTGCTGCTGAAGAAAAGAGCGAGTTCACGGTTATGCTCGCTTCCGCTGGCGACAAGAAGATCAACGTTATCAAGGCTGTTCGTGAAGCTACGGGTCTCGGCCTGAAGGAAGCTAAGGAACTCGTTGATGGCGCTCCGGCTGCTGTTAAGGAAAACGTTGCTAAGGCTGAAGCTGAAGAACTCAAGAAGAAGCTCGAAGAAGCTGGCGCTACGGTTGAACTGAAGTAA
- the rpoB gene encoding DNA-directed RNA polymerase subunit beta, which produces MLFNPVPVGKRTRYSYAKIKEVMEMPHLLDIQRNSYQWFLDEGLQDIFNDISPIQDFSGNLVLSFESFSLGEPKYELDECKERDVTLAAPIRVNVRLINRETGEIKEQEVFMGDFPLMTDTGTFIINGAERVIVSQLVRSPGAYYGEEIDPTGKHLYNATVIPNRGAWIELETDTNDVVSVRIDRTRKMPVTYFIRALGFATDEEIIDLFGEDPRIMNTLERDGEDVKSQGKAVIEIYRRLRPGEPANEDNAQQLLDSLFFDPKRYDLATVGRYKLTKKLGWKRRILGKVLAEPIVDKETGEIVIPQGEVVTEDMLDAVDIERERQIFGEGEIVQLYLLKKDGSRMKLLCSPTLDIHDRTITKNDIIASINYLLNLMDGVGNTDDIDHLGNRRVRAVGELLQNQFRIGLSRMERVVRERMTIQDVDVITPQALINIRPVVAAIKEFFGSSQLSQFMDQHNPLSELTHKRRLSALGPGGLSRERAGFEVRDVHNSHYGRMCPVESPEGPNIGLIGSLATYARVNQFGFMETPYRRVDKETHRVTDEVRYLTADEEDELVIAQANEPLDENEWFVNPRVTARFNEETGLHTRESVDYMDVSPRQVFSIATAMIPFLENDDANRALMGANMQRQAVPLLRTQAPLVGTGMEYKAACDSGVMILAKRAGVVENVTADYIEVRTKNGELDHYKLQKFIRSNQGTCINQIPIVYKGDEVVEKQPIADGPATDHGELALGYNIVVAYMPWEGYNYEDAVLLSENLVKRDLYTSIHIEEYECDARDTKLGPEEITRDIPNVAEEALKDLDEEGIIRIGADVRPGDILVGKVTPKGETELTAEERLLRAIFGEKAREVRDTSLRVPHGEQGKIVDVKIFTRENNDELPPGVNRLVRVYIAQKRKISVGDKMAGRHGNKGVVSRIMRQEDMPFLPDGTPVDIVLNPLGVPSRMNIGQILEAHLGMAVKVLGQQIKDGDPTVEARLREAGYDFDKNGMPIPDVAGLHIATPVFDGASDEAVFGTIRAAGLADDAKTVLYDGRTGEPFENRVTVGCTYFLKLHHLVADKIHARSTGPYSLVTQQPLGGKAQFGGQRFGEMEVWALEAYGAAYTLQEILTVKSDDVVGRVKAYEAIVKGENIPEPGVPESFKVLIKELQSIGLDIKVLNEDAKEISLQDEDDEDINETAKKLDFDVAGVDPTQEGAAAPKTEDSYDEGAPSDDEKPDDIIADIGSLGSIVEPGAEDTDNGEE; this is translated from the coding sequence TTGTTATTTAATCCTGTGCCGGTAGGCAAAAGAACCAGGTATAGCTATGCTAAAATCAAGGAAGTCATGGAAATGCCGCATCTGCTGGATATCCAGCGGAACAGCTACCAGTGGTTCCTTGATGAAGGTTTGCAGGACATCTTTAATGACATTTCGCCGATTCAGGACTTCTCGGGCAATCTCGTGCTGTCCTTTGAGAGCTTCTCGCTGGGTGAGCCCAAGTATGAGCTCGATGAGTGCAAAGAGCGTGACGTAACGCTGGCTGCACCTATCCGCGTAAATGTCCGTCTTATCAACCGTGAGACAGGCGAAATTAAAGAACAGGAAGTATTCATGGGCGATTTCCCGCTCATGACCGATACCGGTACGTTTATCATCAATGGTGCAGAGCGTGTTATCGTCAGCCAGTTGGTTCGTTCTCCAGGTGCATATTATGGAGAGGAAATTGACCCGACGGGTAAGCATCTTTATAATGCAACGGTTATTCCGAACCGTGGTGCGTGGATTGAACTCGAAACGGATACCAATGATGTGGTTTCCGTTCGTATCGACCGTACCCGTAAGATGCCGGTGACCTACTTCATTCGCGCCCTTGGCTTTGCTACTGATGAAGAAATCATTGACCTCTTTGGCGAAGATCCCCGCATCATGAACACGTTGGAACGTGATGGCGAGGATGTAAAATCCCAAGGCAAGGCTGTAATCGAAATTTACCGCCGTCTGCGTCCGGGTGAACCCGCCAATGAAGACAATGCTCAGCAGCTGCTGGATTCGCTGTTCTTTGACCCGAAGCGCTATGACCTCGCTACGGTTGGCCGCTACAAGCTGACCAAGAAGCTGGGCTGGAAGCGCCGTATTCTGGGCAAAGTGCTGGCAGAACCCATTGTGGATAAGGAAACGGGCGAAATCGTCATTCCGCAGGGCGAAGTGGTTACGGAAGACATGCTGGATGCCGTTGACATCGAGCGTGAACGTCAGATTTTCGGCGAAGGTGAAATCGTACAGCTCTATCTGCTGAAGAAAGACGGCAGCCGTATGAAGCTGCTGTGCTCGCCGACGCTCGATATCCATGACCGTACCATCACGAAGAACGATATCATTGCGTCCATTAACTACCTGCTGAACCTCATGGATGGTGTAGGCAATACGGATGATATCGACCATCTGGGTAACCGCCGCGTGCGTGCTGTAGGTGAACTCCTGCAGAATCAGTTCCGCATCGGTCTGTCTCGTATGGAACGTGTCGTTCGTGAACGCATGACCATTCAGGATGTGGATGTTATCACGCCGCAGGCACTCATCAACATCCGTCCGGTTGTGGCAGCCATCAAGGAATTCTTTGGTTCCTCCCAGCTGTCCCAGTTCATGGACCAGCACAACCCGCTGTCCGAACTTACGCATAAGCGCCGTCTGTCGGCCCTCGGCCCGGGCGGTCTGTCCCGTGAGCGTGCAGGCTTCGAAGTCCGCGACGTACACAACTCTCACTACGGCCGTATGTGCCCGGTAGAGTCTCCTGAAGGTCCGAACATCGGTCTTATCGGTTCTCTGGCTACTTATGCCCGCGTGAACCAGTTCGGCTTTATGGAAACGCCGTACCGCCGTGTGGACAAGGAAACCCACCGTGTAACGGATGAAGTGCGTTACCTCACCGCTGATGAAGAGGATGAGCTCGTAATCGCACAGGCCAACGAACCGCTCGACGAAAACGAATGGTTCGTTAACCCGCGTGTAACGGCCCGTTTCAACGAGGAAACCGGTCTGCATACCCGCGAATCCGTTGACTACATGGACGTTAGCCCGCGTCAGGTGTTCTCCATTGCAACGGCTATGATTCCGTTCCTGGAAAACGACGATGCGAACCGTGCCCTCATGGGTGCGAACATGCAGCGTCAGGCTGTACCTCTGCTCCGTACGCAGGCACCGCTCGTTGGTACCGGTATGGAATACAAAGCAGCCTGCGACTCCGGCGTTATGATTCTGGCTAAGCGCGCCGGTGTGGTTGAAAATGTAACGGCTGATTACATTGAAGTTCGCACGAAGAATGGTGAACTTGACCATTACAAACTCCAGAAATTTATCCGTTCCAACCAGGGAACTTGCATAAATCAGATTCCTATCGTCTACAAAGGCGATGAAGTCGTGGAAAAACAGCCCATCGCTGACGGCCCGGCTACGGACCACGGCGAACTGGCACTGGGTTACAACATTGTTGTTGCCTACATGCCTTGGGAAGGTTACAACTACGAGGACGCCGTACTTCTGTCCGAAAACCTCGTAAAACGCGACCTCTATACGTCCATTCATATTGAAGAATACGAATGCGATGCCCGCGATACGAAACTCGGCCCTGAAGAAATCACTCGTGATATTCCGAATGTGGCGGAAGAAGCACTCAAAGACCTCGACGAAGAAGGTATCATCCGCATTGGTGCCGATGTACGTCCTGGCGATATTCTCGTCGGTAAGGTTACGCCGAAAGGCGAAACGGAACTCACCGCTGAAGAACGCTTGCTGCGCGCCATCTTCGGTGAAAAGGCCCGTGAAGTTCGCGACACTTCCCTGCGTGTACCGCATGGTGAACAGGGTAAGATTGTCGATGTTAAGATTTTCACCCGTGAAAACAACGATGAACTGCCGCCTGGCGTAAACCGTCTGGTACGCGTTTACATCGCACAGAAACGTAAGATTTCTGTCGGCGATAAGATGGCAGGTCGTCATGGTAACAAGGGTGTCGTTTCCCGCATTATGCGCCAGGAAGATATGCCGTTCCTGCCGGATGGTACTCCTGTCGATATCGTGCTGAATCCGTTGGGCGTGCCGTCTCGAATGAACATCGGTCAGATCCTCGAAGCTCATTTGGGTATGGCTGTTAAGGTCCTCGGTCAGCAGATTAAGGATGGCGATCCGACGGTTGAAGCACGCCTGCGTGAAGCTGGTTATGACTTCGACAAGAATGGTATGCCGATTCCGGATGTTGCAGGCCTTCATATCGCTACGCCGGTATTCGACGGTGCAAGCGATGAAGCTGTATTTGGTACGATTCGTGCGGCAGGTCTTGCTGACGATGCCAAGACGGTCCTCTATGATGGCCGTACTGGTGAACCGTTCGAAAACCGCGTAACCGTTGGCTGCACGTACTTCCTTAAACTGCATCATCTGGTTGCCGATAAGATTCATGCCCGTTCTACCGGCCCGTACTCCCTCGTTACGCAGCAGCCGCTGGGTGGTAAAGCTCAGTTCGGTGGTCAGCGTTTCGGTGAAATGGAAGTTTGGGCGCTGGAAGCATACGGCGCCGCTTACACGCTGCAGGAAATTCTGACGGTTAAGTCCGATGACGTGGTAGGCCGTGTTAAGGCTTACGAAGCAATCGTCAAGGGCGAAAACATCCCGGAACCGGGTGTACCGGAGTCCTTCAAGGTACTCATTAAGGAACTGCAGTCCATTGGCCTCGATATCAAGGTTCTCAACGAAGATGCCAAGGAAATTTCCTTGCAGGATGAGGACGACGAAGATATCAACGAAACGGCTAAGAAACTTGATTTTGACGTGGCTGGCGTTGACCCCACGCAGGAAGGTGCTGCTGCACCGAAAACGGAAGACTCCTATGATGAGGGAGCACCTTCGGATGATGAGAAGCCGGACGACATCATTGCCGATATCGGCAGCCTCGGTTCCATTGTAGAACCTGGCGCAGAAGATACGGATAATGGTGAGGAATAA